In the Haloferula helveola genome, one interval contains:
- a CDS encoding ABC transporter ATP-binding protein gives MNSVLRVFAYLKRYPGLATAQFFCATLMAVAVIFFPSITGFVIDDILPDPARHGELLMWVLLGIGSFFLKDGLNCARIFVNNHFEQNVIYDIRSDLYRKIQRLPLNWFDSRRTGDVMTRVVEDVTAMERVLIDGIELGLVAGIQLIAVGLVMYLTDWQVALWATMPIPILIVGAWIYSKDARHRHKAERNATSALNSLLHDNIAGIRQIKSYAAEADEHANFNRLSDKVRKATLYLMKWWAIYNPSMSFAGMLGYGLVLGFGGVAVIQGRMEPGELVTFFLLLSLFYEPVTKLRQLNQMIFSSRAAGDRVFEIMDSEDEPNAADGDRLPELIRAHVRFENVSFAYGDQPTLNEVELDAEPGKTIALVGSTGAGKSTVLSLLNRFYEVSSGRITIDGTDIATLAKTSLRERLGYVTQEPFLFNGTVRENLLLAKRDATEDEIWTALDAAHAAKFTRELPKQLDTNVGERGVKLSGGEKQRLSIARALLKNAPILLLDEATASVDSETERQIQDALDALMRDRTAFVIAHRLSTIQNADRIYVLEAGRVIEQGNHEELLARAGKYAELCRKSFLDQQAPASA, from the coding sequence ATGAATTCCGTCCTTCGAGTTTTCGCCTACCTGAAGCGCTATCCCGGCCTCGCGACCGCCCAATTCTTCTGCGCCACGCTGATGGCCGTGGCGGTGATCTTTTTCCCCTCGATCACCGGATTCGTGATCGACGACATCCTCCCAGATCCGGCGCGCCACGGGGAGCTGCTGATGTGGGTGCTTCTGGGGATCGGCAGCTTTTTCCTCAAAGACGGCCTCAATTGCGCCCGAATCTTCGTCAACAACCACTTCGAGCAGAACGTCATCTACGACATCCGCTCGGATCTTTACCGGAAAATCCAGCGGCTGCCGCTCAATTGGTTCGACTCGCGTCGCACGGGCGACGTGATGACCCGCGTCGTCGAGGACGTCACCGCGATGGAGCGGGTCCTGATCGACGGCATCGAGCTCGGGCTGGTGGCCGGCATTCAGCTGATTGCCGTCGGCTTGGTGATGTATCTGACCGACTGGCAGGTCGCGCTCTGGGCCACCATGCCGATCCCGATCCTGATCGTCGGCGCGTGGATCTACTCGAAGGACGCCCGACACCGTCACAAGGCCGAGCGGAACGCGACATCCGCGCTGAACTCCCTCCTGCACGACAACATCGCCGGCATTCGCCAGATCAAATCCTATGCCGCCGAGGCGGACGAACATGCGAACTTCAACCGGCTGTCGGACAAGGTCCGCAAGGCGACCCTTTACCTGATGAAGTGGTGGGCGATCTACAACCCGAGCATGTCGTTCGCCGGGATGCTCGGCTACGGACTCGTCCTCGGCTTCGGCGGCGTAGCGGTCATTCAGGGACGGATGGAGCCAGGCGAGCTGGTGACCTTCTTCCTGCTCCTCAGCCTCTTCTACGAACCGGTCACCAAGCTCCGCCAACTCAACCAAATGATCTTCTCGTCGCGGGCCGCGGGCGATCGGGTATTCGAGATCATGGACTCCGAGGACGAGCCAAACGCGGCTGACGGAGATCGGCTGCCCGAGTTGATCCGAGCCCATGTGCGGTTCGAAAACGTCTCGTTCGCCTACGGTGACCAGCCGACCCTGAACGAGGTCGAACTCGATGCCGAACCGGGCAAGACGATCGCTCTGGTCGGTTCGACGGGCGCTGGAAAGTCCACGGTCCTCTCGCTGCTCAACCGCTTCTACGAGGTCAGCTCGGGGCGGATCACCATCGACGGCACCGACATCGCCACACTTGCAAAGACATCGCTGCGCGAGCGGCTGGGATACGTCACGCAGGAGCCCTTCCTCTTCAACGGCACCGTCCGTGAGAACCTGCTGCTGGCCAAGCGCGACGCCACCGAGGACGAAATCTGGACGGCCCTCGATGCGGCTCACGCGGCCAAATTCACCCGCGAACTTCCGAAGCAACTCGACACGAACGTCGGCGAGCGGGGCGTGAAACTCTCGGGAGGCGAGAAACAGCGGCTGTCGATCGCCCGCGCGCTGCTCAAGAACGCCCCGATCCTCCTGCTCGACGAGGCGACGGCCTCGGTCGACTCGGAAACCGAGCGGCAGATCCAGGACGCGCTCGACGCCCTGATGCGTGACCGCACCGCGTTCGTTATCGCCCACCGCCTGTCGACCATCCAGAACGCCGACCGGATTTACGTCCTCGAGGCCGGCCGAGTGATCGAGCAGGGCAACCACGAGGAGCTTCTCGCTAGGGCAGGCAAATACGCCGAACTTTGCCGCAAGTCCTTCCTCGACCAACAGGCGCCCGCCTCCGCCTGA
- a CDS encoding alpha/beta hydrolase: protein MAKKRLHPLLRLLRGIAIIWCALAVFSCTMADKLIFFPPRPGYVADAEGIVSFDTTKDETIRALHFPASPGQPTVLYSHGNAEDIGGSIDLYQEWRRRGWGVLAYDYPGYGHSTGSPTESSCERAIDAAWNYLTEDQQVAGKDIVIVGRSVGGGPSVWLASKQDPRALVLISPFTSTFAVRPPANYILPGNRFPNLKRVRRMDTPLLVIHGLRDGVIPTDHGRQLATASPATFKRFTGIERAGHNDLFAIAGRRVFDEIESFVAEIPAP from the coding sequence ATGGCCAAGAAGCGACTTCATCCCCTGCTCCGCCTGCTGCGAGGCATCGCCATCATCTGGTGTGCGCTTGCGGTGTTCTCGTGCACCATGGCGGACAAGCTGATCTTCTTCCCGCCCCGACCCGGATACGTTGCCGATGCCGAGGGCATCGTCAGCTTCGACACGACCAAGGACGAAACCATCCGGGCCCTGCATTTCCCGGCCTCGCCGGGTCAGCCGACCGTCCTCTACTCGCATGGAAACGCCGAAGACATCGGCGGTTCGATCGACCTCTATCAGGAATGGCGCCGCCGTGGCTGGGGAGTGCTGGCCTACGACTATCCCGGCTACGGGCACTCGACGGGATCACCGACGGAATCGTCGTGCGAGCGCGCGATCGACGCGGCATGGAATTACCTGACCGAAGACCAGCAGGTCGCCGGCAAGGACATCGTGATCGTCGGACGCTCCGTCGGCGGTGGCCCGTCGGTGTGGCTGGCTTCCAAGCAGGATCCACGCGCCCTCGTGCTGATCTCGCCCTTCACTTCGACCTTCGCCGTCCGTCCTCCTGCCAACTACATCCTTCCCGGCAACCGCTTCCCGAATCTCAAGCGCGTCCGCCGAATGGACACGCCGCTGCTGGTGATCCACGGGCTGCGCGACGGTGTGATCCCAACCGACCATGGAAGGCAACTGGCCACGGCCAGTCCCGCGACCTTCAAGCGTTTCACCGGTATCGAACGCGCCGGCCACAACGACCTGTTCGCGATCGCCGGCCGCCGGGTTTTCGACGAGATCGAATCGTTCGTCGCGGAAATCCCCGCACCCTAG
- a CDS encoding acyl-CoA thioesterase — METQRLVLPEDLNHLGFLFGGRLLAWVDEACWIAASLEYPHCQFVTIGMDRVEFLHSVREGTILSIRSELEREGTTSVTYKVEVVNRRNAGAPPIFSTKVTYVSVDDTGRKRPLR; from the coding sequence ATGGAAACGCAACGGCTCGTTCTTCCCGAGGATCTCAACCATCTCGGCTTCCTGTTTGGCGGCCGCCTGCTGGCATGGGTCGATGAGGCGTGCTGGATCGCGGCGTCGCTCGAGTATCCGCATTGCCAGTTCGTCACGATCGGCATGGACCGTGTCGAGTTCCTGCACTCGGTCCGCGAAGGAACGATCCTCTCGATCCGCAGCGAGTTGGAGCGAGAGGGGACCACTTCGGTCACCTACAAGGTGGAAGTGGTGAACCGCCGCAATGCCGGAGCACCCCCGATCTTTTCGACCAAGGTGACCTACGTCAGCGTCGACGACACCGGGCGCAAGCGGCCCTTGCGCTAG
- a CDS encoding DoxX family protein translates to MKRFLFDCGTRDSLASSGLLVLRAAFGLMMLIGHGWPKLGKFEAMKDGWAVPAIWPLSTMSPPVSLVATLVAEIGCAALLVLGLATRPAAFILGFAMLVAAFQVHGGGPVFLPADGAKEPALLYLFPCLVLIISGAGRWSADGLIYKEKKRRFF, encoded by the coding sequence ATGAAGCGCTTTCTGTTCGACTGCGGCACGCGAGACTCGCTCGCCTCGAGCGGTCTCCTCGTCCTCCGGGCCGCCTTCGGGCTGATGATGCTCATCGGCCACGGCTGGCCGAAGCTCGGGAAGTTCGAGGCGATGAAGGATGGCTGGGCGGTTCCTGCGATCTGGCCGCTTTCCACCATGTCGCCGCCGGTCAGCCTGGTGGCCACCCTGGTGGCGGAGATCGGTTGCGCCGCCTTGCTTGTGCTGGGCCTGGCTACTCGGCCGGCCGCATTCATTCTGGGCTTCGCGATGCTGGTGGCTGCGTTCCAGGTTCACGGCGGCGGTCCTGTGTTCCTGCCGGCCGACGGTGCCAAGGAACCCGCTCTCCTCTACCTGTTCCCGTGCCTGGTCCTGATCATTTCGGGAGCCGGCAGGTGGTCGGCTGACGGGTTGATCTACAAGGAGAAGAAGCGGAGATTTTTCTGA
- a CDS encoding protein jag, with protein MKAEEAAKKILDTMLGHLDFPVNIELQETEDGPCLQILTSESQFLIGRDGERLDDLQYLVNRILKKHFPNAKRIKIDCEHYRAIQEDHLVEEVKGLAERVKASGKPFKMRPLNAYYRRLVHNALVDDDEVASSSPGGDDRLKRITLKPKKSKDA; from the coding sequence ATGAAAGCGGAGGAAGCGGCCAAGAAGATCCTCGATACGATGCTGGGACATCTCGATTTCCCGGTGAATATCGAGCTTCAGGAAACCGAGGACGGGCCGTGCCTCCAGATCCTGACGAGCGAAAGCCAGTTCCTGATCGGGCGCGACGGCGAGCGCCTCGATGATCTCCAGTACTTGGTGAACCGCATTCTCAAGAAGCACTTTCCGAACGCCAAGCGGATCAAGATCGACTGCGAGCACTACCGGGCGATCCAGGAGGATCACCTCGTGGAAGAGGTCAAGGGTCTGGCGGAGCGGGTAAAGGCATCGGGAAAACCTTTCAAGATGCGCCCGCTCAACGCGTATTACCGTCGGCTGGTGCACAACGCGCTGGTCGATGACGACGAAGTCGCAAGCTCGTCGCCGGGCGGCGATGACCGCCTGAAACGGATCACTCTCAAACCCAAGAAATCCAAAGACGCATGA
- a CDS encoding GAF domain-containing protein, giving the protein MSSEFADCEPAVWLSSVLESFGCQTGTLHRSPDGKWLDLVVAIGVPESLMGTISKIPFGKGIAGAAASTREPVELCNLQQDLGGVAKEGARQTKVSGSLAVPVFSADGSRVLGTLGIGKFEPYDFSDAEKASLAAKAREVAAAWEAESGH; this is encoded by the coding sequence ATGAGCTCAGAATTTGCGGATTGCGAACCGGCCGTGTGGTTGTCGTCGGTGTTGGAAAGCTTCGGATGCCAGACGGGCACCCTGCACCGCTCGCCGGACGGGAAGTGGCTTGATCTGGTGGTGGCGATCGGTGTGCCGGAGTCGCTGATGGGCACCATTTCGAAGATTCCCTTCGGCAAGGGGATCGCCGGTGCGGCGGCCTCGACCCGCGAGCCGGTGGAACTGTGCAACCTGCAGCAGGACCTCGGAGGGGTCGCCAAGGAAGGCGCCCGTCAGACCAAGGTCTCGGGCTCGTTGGCGGTGCCTGTCTTTTCCGCTGACGGATCCCGGGTGCTCGGCACCTTGGGCATCGGCAAGTTCGAGCCCTACGACTTCTCCGATGCTGAGAAAGCGTCGCTTGCCGCCAAGGCCCGGGAGGTCGCGGCCGCATGGGAAGCGGAGTCCGGCCATTGA
- a CDS encoding aldose epimerase family protein — protein MKTRLRLFLAASVAVFASCDTSTENNPEPQTSLPVENFGTLADGREAKVYTLTNKNGMTARVTDFGATLVSLTAPDKDGKLADITHGFDSVEGYQGDTNPYFGASVGRFGNRIAHGKFTLDGETYELATNNDPGGIPCHLHGGDVGFNKRMWTVTETAPGSITLQYVSADGEEGYPGKLTAKVTYTLTDDNELKWEASATTDKPTVLNLVHHTYWNLSGDPKSSINDHILTLHADRFLPTDAGLIPTGELAPVEGTPMDFTEPAVIGDRVETDYEPLKLGLGYDHCWVLTEPDADGLALAARLKDPKTGRVMEITTNQPAIQFYGGNFLDGKSVGKEGTAYPHRTACCLETENYPDAPNHESFPSAVLRPGETYRHVMVHKFTAE, from the coding sequence ATGAAGACTCGATTGCGCCTTTTCCTTGCCGCCTCCGTGGCCGTATTCGCCTCCTGCGACACCTCCACCGAGAACAACCCAGAACCCCAAACCAGCCTGCCTGTGGAAAACTTCGGAACCCTTGCCGACGGACGTGAAGCCAAGGTCTACACCCTGACCAACAAGAACGGCATGACGGCCCGAGTGACGGATTTCGGGGCCACGCTGGTTTCCCTCACCGCCCCCGACAAGGACGGCAAGCTCGCCGACATCACTCACGGCTTCGACTCGGTCGAAGGCTATCAAGGCGATACCAATCCCTACTTCGGAGCCTCGGTCGGACGCTTCGGTAACCGCATCGCCCACGGCAAGTTCACGCTCGACGGCGAAACCTACGAACTCGCCACCAACAACGACCCCGGCGGCATCCCCTGCCACCTTCACGGCGGCGACGTCGGGTTCAACAAACGCATGTGGACGGTGACCGAAACCGCGCCCGGCTCGATCACTCTCCAATACGTCTCCGCCGACGGCGAGGAGGGTTATCCGGGGAAGCTGACCGCAAAGGTCACCTACACGCTCACCGACGACAACGAGCTCAAGTGGGAGGCCAGCGCCACCACCGACAAACCGACGGTGCTGAATCTCGTCCACCACACGTACTGGAACCTGTCGGGAGATCCGAAGTCCTCGATCAACGATCACATCCTGACCCTCCATGCCGACCGTTTCCTGCCGACCGACGCCGGTCTGATCCCGACCGGTGAGCTCGCTCCGGTCGAGGGCACCCCGATGGACTTTACCGAGCCGGCCGTGATCGGCGACCGCGTCGAAACCGACTACGAACCGCTCAAGCTGGGCCTCGGCTACGACCACTGCTGGGTGCTCACCGAACCCGATGCCGACGGACTCGCGCTGGCCGCCCGCCTCAAGGATCCGAAGACCGGCCGCGTGATGGAGATCACCACCAACCAGCCGGCCATCCAGTTCTACGGCGGCAATTTCCTCGACGGCAAAAGCGTCGGCAAGGAAGGCACCGCCTACCCGCACCGGACCGCCTGCTGCCTCGAGACCGAGAACTACCCGGACGCCCCGAACCACGAGAGCTTCCCGAGTGCCGTGCTCCGGCCCGGCGAGACTTACCGCCACGTGATGGTCCACAAATTCACTGCGGAGTGA
- a CDS encoding solute:sodium symporter family transporter — MTLLSFLAFTLFAAFITFLITRKDEKGTSDGFFLGGRSLTFPIIAGSLLLTNLSTEQMVGLNGAAFKDGLCVMAWEVVAVIALVIMALFFLPRFLKSGITTVPQFLENRFDRSTQTLANMIFLLAYAFLLIPIILYSGAVGLSEMLDLKALTGINQPVDILGKSVEPDTVILWLTVFMIGIMGSLYSRFGSLKTLAVLDTINGIGLLVGGFMIAWFALNRVSDGGGVAEGFKMLKEANPERLNSIGTPETSVPFSTLFTGVALLNLFYWCTNQQIIQRTFGASSLAEGQKGVLLTALLKLLGPVYLVLPGIVAYHLFAQDGVSNDKAYGTLVREVLPPHLTGFFAAVMVGAILSSFNAALNSTSALFSIGLYHHVINPKGSEQQMVKAAKIFVVAIAIAAMFVAPLLAGQDSIFAYLQDMNAIYFIPIFAVVVVGMLHPRVPAKAATAAMVTGLAMIAIKYFVPGVAPAVDKVFRYNFHFLGFTFAFLILMMVVWAAVAPRKTAWKLESGTPIDLTPWKGAKWASVVLVIIVIAIYSTFAKF; from the coding sequence ATGACGCTTCTCTCATTCCTCGCGTTCACGCTCTTCGCGGCGTTCATCACCTTCCTGATCACCCGCAAGGATGAGAAGGGAACCTCGGACGGATTCTTCCTCGGCGGCCGTTCGCTCACCTTCCCGATCATCGCCGGCTCCCTGCTGCTCACCAACCTGTCGACCGAACAGATGGTCGGCCTCAACGGTGCGGCGTTCAAAGACGGCCTCTGCGTGATGGCATGGGAGGTGGTCGCGGTCATCGCGCTGGTCATCATGGCGCTGTTCTTCCTGCCGCGCTTCCTCAAGTCGGGCATCACGACCGTGCCGCAGTTCCTCGAGAACCGGTTCGACCGCTCGACCCAGACGCTGGCCAACATGATCTTCCTTCTGGCCTACGCCTTCCTGCTGATTCCCATCATCCTCTACAGTGGTGCCGTCGGTCTGTCGGAAATGCTCGACCTCAAGGCGCTCACCGGCATCAACCAGCCGGTCGACATCCTCGGCAAGAGCGTCGAGCCCGACACGGTCATCCTGTGGCTCACCGTCTTCATGATCGGCATCATGGGTTCGCTCTACTCGCGCTTCGGCAGCCTCAAGACCCTCGCGGTTCTCGACACGATCAACGGGATCGGCCTGCTCGTCGGTGGCTTCATGATCGCGTGGTTCGCCCTCAACCGCGTCAGCGACGGCGGCGGTGTCGCCGAAGGCTTCAAGATGCTCAAGGAAGCCAATCCGGAGCGCCTGAACTCGATCGGCACACCGGAGACCAGCGTACCGTTCAGCACCCTGTTCACCGGTGTCGCGCTGCTCAACCTCTTCTACTGGTGCACCAACCAGCAGATCATCCAGCGGACCTTCGGCGCCAGCAGCCTCGCGGAAGGCCAGAAGGGCGTGCTGCTGACCGCCCTCCTGAAGCTCCTCGGTCCGGTCTATCTCGTGCTGCCCGGCATCGTCGCCTACCATCTCTTCGCCCAGGACGGCGTCTCGAACGACAAGGCCTACGGCACCCTCGTCCGCGAGGTCCTTCCTCCCCACCTCACCGGCTTCTTCGCGGCGGTCATGGTCGGCGCCATCCTGAGTTCGTTCAACGCCGCACTCAACAGCACCTCGGCGCTGTTCAGTATCGGCCTCTACCACCACGTCATCAATCCGAAGGGAAGCGAGCAGCAGATGGTCAAGGCGGCCAAGATCTTCGTCGTCGCCATCGCCATCGCCGCGATGTTCGTCGCACCGCTGCTGGCCGGCCAGGACAGCATCTTTGCCTACCTGCAGGACATGAACGCGATCTACTTCATCCCGATCTTCGCGGTGGTCGTGGTCGGCATGCTCCACCCGCGGGTGCCGGCGAAGGCCGCGACGGCCGCGATGGTCACGGGCCTGGCAATGATCGCCATCAAGTATTTCGTCCCGGGCGTCGCCCCCGCCGTCGACAAGGTCTTCCGCTACAACTTCCACTTCCTCGGCTTCACCTTCGCCTTCCTGATCCTGATGATGGTGGTCTGGGCTGCGGTCGCCCCCAGAAAGACCGCGTGGAAACTCGAGAGCGGCACGCCGATCGACCTGACCCCTTGGAAAGGCGCCAAGTGGGCGAGTGTCGTCCTGGTCATCATCGTCATCGCGATCTACTCGACATTCGCGAAGTTCTGA